In Myxococcus stipitatus, the following are encoded in one genomic region:
- a CDS encoding tetratricopeptide repeat protein, with product MGERNGREPCPPEVAEKLRELDHLRRTGRYASALALALALAEAHPRLARVLMDVAMTIGIWGGAPSEALPWFERALELAPGHRTTRLHRALCLARLGRHAEAVAEFDALVEGGYRKALVLHMKRAESLEVLGRHAEAEQDWTLALAEDSDNPWLLQQRATARTRLGRGAEALEDLTDALALQQGEQVDPELLHERGLLRAQLGDVEGARTDFQAGLAALRRGDPPDLPEALRAALRALS from the coding sequence ACGGACGAGAGCCCTGCCCTCCCGAGGTCGCGGAGAAACTTCGCGAGCTGGACCACCTGCGCAGGACGGGGCGCTACGCATCGGCGCTCGCGTTGGCGCTCGCGCTCGCGGAAGCCCATCCGCGTCTGGCGCGTGTGCTGATGGACGTGGCGATGACGATAGGCATCTGGGGCGGTGCGCCTTCGGAGGCCCTGCCGTGGTTCGAGCGCGCGCTGGAGCTGGCGCCGGGACACCGAACGACTCGGCTCCACCGGGCATTGTGCCTGGCTCGGCTCGGCCGCCATGCGGAGGCGGTGGCGGAGTTCGACGCGCTGGTGGAGGGGGGCTACCGGAAGGCGCTCGTGCTCCACATGAAGCGGGCGGAGTCGTTGGAGGTGCTTGGGCGTCACGCGGAGGCGGAGCAGGACTGGACGCTCGCGCTCGCGGAGGACTCCGACAACCCGTGGCTCCTCCAGCAGCGGGCGACCGCGCGAACCCGGCTGGGACGCGGAGCCGAGGCGCTCGAGGACCTGACGGACGCGCTGGCGCTCCAGCAGGGCGAACAGGTCGACCCGGAGCTGCTCCATGAGCGCGGGCTCTTGCGTGCGCAACTGGGTGATGTCGAGGGGGCCCGCACGGACTTCCAGGCCGGACTCGCGGCGCTGCGCCGAGGCGACCCACCGGATCTTCCCGAGGCACTTCGCGCGGCACTTCGAGCACTCTCGTAG
- a CDS encoding arginase family protein, with the protein MPSPIALVAAPSNLGLSRPGGRVPRVDLLPEALLEAGLGLRLGAQVAHTVLPGPYEPEVDVETRVRNPRGIAAMSLRLADVVEHLVRAKRFPLVLGGDCAILLGCLLGLKRTGEHHGLAFMDGHTDFWPPEASSTGGVAGMDLWFASGRGPSVLSNLEGRGPLVRDADVAVLGVRDPEHWGAKVSAEHVRDTAMAWLDLGALRREGIAAGAEQALARFRSKGVQGFWMHLDVDVMDDAVMPAVDSRQPDGLRVDELGELVARLVGSGMAVGMDVTIYDPSLDPERHAARALVDTLVKGLGALVPSAGTR; encoded by the coding sequence ATGCCGTCGCCCATCGCCCTCGTCGCCGCGCCGTCGAACCTGGGACTCAGCCGCCCTGGTGGAAGAGTGCCGCGCGTGGACCTGCTCCCGGAGGCACTGCTGGAGGCGGGGCTCGGACTACGGCTCGGGGCGCAGGTGGCGCACACCGTTCTGCCCGGACCGTATGAGCCCGAGGTGGATGTGGAGACCCGGGTCCGCAATCCTCGAGGCATCGCGGCGATGAGCCTTCGGCTCGCGGACGTGGTGGAGCACCTCGTGCGTGCGAAGCGATTCCCGCTGGTGTTGGGGGGTGACTGCGCCATCTTGTTGGGCTGTCTGCTGGGGCTGAAGCGCACGGGCGAACACCACGGGCTTGCGTTCATGGACGGCCACACGGACTTCTGGCCTCCCGAAGCCTCGTCGACCGGCGGCGTGGCGGGCATGGACTTGTGGTTCGCCTCGGGCCGAGGTCCTTCGGTGTTGTCGAACCTGGAAGGAAGAGGCCCTCTGGTGCGGGATGCGGACGTGGCCGTGCTTGGGGTCAGGGACCCGGAGCACTGGGGCGCGAAGGTCTCCGCCGAGCACGTTCGCGACACCGCCATGGCGTGGTTGGACCTGGGCGCCTTGCGCCGTGAGGGCATCGCGGCGGGGGCGGAGCAGGCGCTCGCGCGATTCCGGTCCAAGGGTGTCCAAGGGTTCTGGATGCATCTGGACGTGGACGTCATGGACGACGCGGTGATGCCCGCTGTCGACTCCCGGCAGCCGGATGGGCTGCGCGTGGATGAGTTGGGTGAGCTGGTGGCGCGGCTCGTGGGTTCAGGGATGGCGGTGGGGATGGACGTCACCATCTACGACCCGAGCCTGGACCCCGAGCGGCATGCGGCGCGGGCGTTGGTGGACACGCTGGTCAAGGGACTGGGGGCCCTGGTGCCTTCAGCGGGGACGCGGTAG
- a CDS encoding CGNR zinc finger domain-containing protein, with product MADARSPGLPTDVVLLLDFVNTLDVEKLTDAVPTAESFASWCRARGLLSNVDTVSAESFKAAIEAREALRAVLLSHTGEPLPASELRTLERVASNSPLTVGFGGDELLLRPVGQGGWKALGHLFAAVVSTQREGHWLRMKVCAAGACQEAFYDTSKNRSGRWCSMAVCGNRTKLQRFRSGVLK from the coding sequence ATGGCCGACGCGCGCAGCCCCGGGCTCCCCACGGATGTCGTGCTGTTGCTCGACTTCGTCAACACGTTGGACGTGGAGAAGCTGACCGACGCGGTGCCTACCGCGGAGTCCTTCGCGTCGTGGTGCCGCGCCCGGGGGCTGCTGTCGAACGTCGACACGGTCTCAGCCGAGTCCTTCAAGGCCGCCATCGAGGCACGCGAGGCGTTGCGGGCCGTGCTGCTCTCGCACACGGGAGAGCCGCTGCCCGCGTCGGAGCTCCGCACGCTGGAGCGGGTGGCCTCCAACAGTCCGCTCACCGTGGGATTCGGCGGTGATGAGCTCCTGTTGCGCCCCGTGGGTCAGGGTGGATGGAAGGCACTGGGCCACCTGTTCGCCGCGGTCGTCTCCACGCAGAGGGAGGGGCACTGGCTCCGGATGAAGGTCTGCGCGGCGGGGGCGTGCCAGGAAGCGTTCTACGACACGTCGAAGAACCGCTCCGGACGCTGGTGCTCGATGGCCGTGTGCGGCAACCGGACCAAGCTCCAACGATTCCGCTCGGGCGTGCTCAAGTGA
- a CDS encoding AHH domain-containing protein gives MLIRWVAPLLMLTTVAGCATSRVVRLETGRDSFVITPREEPGAEVSEAELDDDEFEEALSALARDVRPLRNPMQQARDLFGIPSRSGVYRYESRAPRLTPQRHEDADGPHLLESYADEELTRAYGQWCRRKDRPGDCLRLLEEGPLLASDGKFTWAFAIAMDSVWTETAEALEDMTDPVAVMSTITAGATMYLMLWALPEPLSKGVAATLTALAIAYLGVDTVWRLLDGWLPLVREVEQATTYAQLSAAGEAYGEVLGENAARVFVMLATAAVGSTAGLAAKAGRLPGSAQAALAVETQAGIQFSAVGGVRSVAVSAEGFTIALAPNALAMANQGMGGGRGERHHIATNKNDISSARGGPWTPEFRKLFRRAGMDLKDPENIVEITGHKGPHPQKYHDTVYLRLSQALEGCRTVIACQKALTLELRSLAKEVQTPGTLLHRLVTKGK, from the coding sequence ATGTTGATTCGATGGGTGGCACCGCTACTCATGCTCACCACTGTCGCCGGCTGCGCGACAAGTCGAGTCGTGCGGTTGGAAACCGGACGGGACTCCTTCGTCATCACTCCGCGCGAGGAGCCAGGCGCGGAGGTTTCGGAGGCAGAGCTCGACGATGACGAGTTCGAAGAGGCCCTCTCGGCACTCGCGCGGGACGTGCGCCCACTGCGCAATCCCATGCAGCAGGCCAGGGACCTCTTCGGCATTCCATCTCGCAGTGGGGTGTACCGCTATGAGAGCCGTGCCCCTCGGCTGACACCCCAGCGACACGAGGACGCAGACGGCCCGCATCTCCTGGAGTCCTACGCCGACGAGGAACTGACGCGCGCCTATGGTCAGTGGTGCAGGCGGAAGGACCGGCCCGGAGACTGCTTGCGCTTGCTGGAGGAGGGCCCCCTGCTGGCCAGTGACGGCAAGTTCACATGGGCATTTGCCATCGCGATGGACTCCGTGTGGACGGAGACCGCCGAAGCCCTGGAGGACATGACGGACCCCGTCGCGGTCATGTCCACCATCACCGCTGGCGCGACGATGTACCTCATGCTCTGGGCGCTCCCTGAACCGCTCTCGAAGGGCGTGGCGGCGACACTGACGGCTCTTGCCATCGCCTACCTGGGTGTGGACACCGTGTGGCGGCTGCTGGATGGGTGGCTGCCCCTGGTTCGCGAGGTGGAACAGGCGACGACCTACGCACAGCTCAGCGCGGCGGGTGAAGCATATGGGGAGGTGCTCGGAGAGAACGCGGCGCGCGTTTTCGTGATGCTGGCCACGGCCGCGGTTGGCAGCACCGCGGGGCTCGCCGCGAAGGCTGGGAGGTTGCCCGGCTCTGCCCAAGCGGCCCTTGCCGTCGAGACTCAAGCGGGCATCCAGTTCTCCGCCGTGGGTGGAGTGCGGTCCGTCGCGGTGTCAGCGGAGGGCTTCACCATTGCGCTCGCCCCCAACGCCCTGGCCATGGCGAATCAGGGGATGGGGGGAGGCCGAGGAGAGCGCCACCATATCGCCACGAACAAGAATGACATCTCGAGTGCGAGGGGTGGCCCTTGGACACCTGAGTTCCGAAAACTGTTCAGACGAGCAGGAATGGACCTGAAGGACCCCGAAAACATCGTCGAGATCACAGGTCACAAGGGGCCACATCCCCAGAAGTACCATGATACCGTCTACTTGCGCCTTTCGCAGGCGTTGGAGGGCTGCCGTACTGTGATTGCTTGCCAAAAAGCCCTGACGCTCGAACTGCGCAGCCTCGCAAAAGAAGTCCAGACTCCAGGAACGCTTCTCCACAGGCTCGTGACGAAGGGCAAGTAA
- a CDS encoding imm11 family protein, translating into MTEHSRYFRLMPEMLSGKWSLDEPLNSQGHEMEDWREFTSGRPARVSGRLSIPIDEPGSRLDYSTAGASMTPIVHVKVATLFTELAPNDVQLIPVDIKGCPDQYLILVATKLVRCIDDEASEEVLYWKPEDERPDKLGKYRSVYGMRIDPTKVGGVKVFRTWGWTGVLIVSEDIKDALERAHVTGAEFEEV; encoded by the coding sequence ATGACAGAGCATTCTCGATACTTCAGGCTCATGCCCGAGATGCTGAGCGGGAAATGGTCCTTGGACGAGCCGCTGAACAGTCAAGGCCACGAAATGGAGGACTGGCGGGAATTCACGTCAGGCCGACCCGCACGCGTATCCGGTCGGCTGTCGATTCCCATCGATGAGCCCGGAAGCCGGTTGGACTACAGCACCGCAGGCGCGTCCATGACGCCCATTGTCCACGTCAAGGTCGCCACCCTCTTCACGGAGTTGGCCCCCAACGACGTGCAACTCATCCCCGTGGACATCAAGGGGTGCCCCGACCAGTACCTCATTCTCGTGGCGACAAAGCTGGTCCGGTGTATCGACGACGAGGCTTCCGAAGAGGTGTTGTATTGGAAGCCCGAGGACGAGCGGCCGGACAAGCTCGGCAAGTACCGCAGCGTCTACGGCATGCGGATCGACCCCACGAAGGTGGGCGGCGTCAAGGTGTTCCGCACCTGGGGGTGGACTGGCGTCCTCATCGTCTCCGAGGACATCAAGGACGCCCTGGAGCGCGCCCACGTCACGGGCGCGGAGTTCGAGGAAGTCTAG
- the dusA gene encoding tRNA dihydrouridine(20/20a) synthase DusA — MMPSRPMPLCVAPMMDWTDRHCRYFHRQISRHTLLYTEMLTTGAVLHGDRERLLGYEPAEHPVAIQLGGSEPEALAEAARIAESWGYDEVNLNVGCPSDRVQSGRFGACLMAEPELVARLVAAMRSAVRIPVTVKSRIAIDELEEWPTLERFVRLIAAEGCTRFIVHARKAWLQGLSPKENRDVPPLRYELVHQLKQELPHLDISINGGIKTLDAAAEHLTKVDGVMIGRAVYENPYLLAEADRRFFGGQEAPRARHEVVEAMLPYIERSRQRGAPLSSVTRHMLGLFQGLPGARAWRRHLSENAHKPGAGPEVVVAALAKVRREPETVVAA, encoded by the coding sequence ATGATGCCTTCGCGCCCCATGCCGTTGTGTGTCGCGCCGATGATGGACTGGACGGACCGGCACTGCCGCTACTTCCACCGTCAAATCAGCCGGCACACGCTGCTGTACACGGAGATGCTGACCACGGGGGCGGTGCTCCACGGGGACCGCGAGCGGCTGCTGGGCTACGAGCCGGCCGAGCACCCCGTGGCCATCCAGTTGGGCGGCTCGGAGCCGGAGGCGCTGGCGGAGGCCGCTCGCATCGCCGAGTCGTGGGGCTACGACGAGGTGAACCTCAACGTGGGGTGCCCCAGTGACCGGGTGCAGTCCGGGCGCTTTGGTGCGTGTTTGATGGCGGAGCCGGAGCTTGTCGCGCGGTTGGTGGCGGCGATGCGCTCGGCGGTGCGCATCCCGGTGACGGTGAAGTCGCGCATCGCCATTGATGAGTTGGAGGAGTGGCCCACGTTGGAGCGCTTCGTGCGGTTGATTGCCGCGGAGGGCTGCACGCGGTTCATCGTCCATGCGCGCAAGGCGTGGCTCCAGGGGTTGAGTCCGAAGGAGAACCGCGACGTGCCGCCGCTGCGCTACGAGCTGGTGCATCAGCTCAAGCAGGAGCTGCCGCACTTGGACATCAGCATCAACGGAGGCATCAAGACGTTGGATGCGGCCGCCGAGCACCTGACGAAGGTGGACGGGGTGATGATTGGCCGCGCCGTGTATGAGAATCCCTATCTGCTCGCGGAGGCGGACCGTCGCTTCTTCGGGGGGCAGGAGGCGCCTCGTGCGCGGCACGAGGTCGTCGAGGCGATGCTCCCGTACATCGAGCGGAGCCGTCAGCGGGGGGCGCCGCTCTCTTCCGTGACGCGGCACATGCTGGGGTTGTTCCAGGGCCTGCCCGGCGCGCGCGCATGGCGCAGGCACTTGAGCGAGAACGCGCACAAGCCGGGCGCGGGGCCGGAGGTCGTGGTGGCCGCGCTCGCGAAGGTGCGCCGCGAGCCCGAGACGGTGGTCGCGGCCTGA
- a CDS encoding LysR family transcriptional regulator: MVLFSEVVSSGGLTAAAQRLGLRKSTVSRRLSALEERLGVRLVERNPRHLRLTEAGRDYLAHCTRLVSEAREVNRAMGESRATPQGTLRIATLSLLGELLTPLVSELLLRHPLLRVELSLAEAHVDLIAQEYDLALRTGPLADSSLVARKLGRLRTGYYASPAYLSRHGTPRTPADLQAHDCVLLAEPGTDEVWFFGEGRGARSVPVSGRLRVPSVRAGQAAARSGLGVVRLPTSLVVEDIRTGLLVPVLQPDTPPGIPVFAVYPSSRQLPPKVRAFLTLLGERGAALPWDEDAPSTRSR, encoded by the coding sequence ATGGTCCTCTTCTCGGAGGTGGTGTCCTCCGGCGGCCTCACCGCCGCGGCCCAACGTCTGGGCCTGCGCAAGTCCACCGTGAGCCGCCGCCTCTCCGCCCTCGAGGAACGGCTGGGCGTTCGCCTCGTCGAGCGCAACCCGAGACACCTCCGCCTCACCGAGGCCGGCCGCGACTACCTCGCCCACTGCACCCGCCTGGTCTCCGAGGCCCGCGAGGTCAACCGCGCGATGGGTGAATCCCGCGCCACGCCCCAAGGCACCCTGCGCATCGCCACCCTCTCCCTCCTCGGCGAGCTGCTCACCCCGCTCGTCTCCGAGCTGCTCCTGCGCCACCCCCTGCTTCGCGTGGAGCTCTCGCTCGCCGAAGCCCACGTGGACCTCATCGCCCAGGAGTACGACCTGGCGCTGCGCACCGGTCCCCTCGCGGACTCCTCCCTCGTGGCGCGCAAACTGGGACGTCTGCGCACCGGGTACTACGCCAGCCCCGCCTATCTCTCCCGGCACGGCACACCCCGCACACCCGCGGACCTCCAAGCCCACGACTGCGTCCTCCTCGCCGAGCCCGGCACGGATGAGGTCTGGTTCTTCGGCGAAGGACGCGGCGCCAGGAGTGTCCCCGTGTCAGGCCGGCTGCGAGTCCCCAGCGTCCGCGCGGGACAAGCCGCCGCGCGCTCGGGCCTGGGCGTGGTGCGGCTGCCCACGTCCCTTGTCGTCGAGGACATCCGCACCGGCCTGCTCGTCCCCGTGCTCCAGCCCGATACACCTCCAGGCATCCCCGTCTTCGCCGTGTACCCCAGCAGCCGACAACTCCCTCCCAAGGTGCGAGCCTTCCTGACGCTCCTCGGAGAGCGCGGCGCTGCCCTCCCCTGGGACGAGGACGCGCCTTCGACGCGCTCACGCTAG
- the trxA gene encoding thioredoxin: MAKDVIELGDAQFQREVLEAQEPVLVDFTATWCPPCRAISPILDALASEYRGRLKVTKINVDDNQETAQRYGIRAMPSLLLFKEGKVVRQLVGARPRAQLEEELRAHL; the protein is encoded by the coding sequence ATGGCCAAGGACGTCATCGAGCTGGGAGACGCGCAGTTCCAACGCGAGGTGCTGGAGGCCCAGGAGCCCGTGCTGGTGGACTTCACGGCCACCTGGTGCCCACCGTGCCGCGCCATCTCCCCCATCCTGGACGCGCTCGCCTCCGAATACCGGGGCCGGCTGAAGGTCACGAAGATCAACGTCGACGACAACCAGGAGACCGCCCAGCGCTATGGCATCCGCGCCATGCCGTCGCTGCTGCTCTTCAAGGAGGGAAAGGTGGTGCGGCAGCTCGTGGGCGCCAGGCCCCGGGCCCAGTTGGAAGAGGAGCTGCGCGCACATCTCTGA
- a CDS encoding DUF47 domain-containing protein, translating to MLERLMPKSDEFFDDFDKQCAATVQGAKMLHELLSDYRDVPERVRALKDVEHQGDEVTHTAFNRLHKQFITPFDRAQIHTLLSRIDDVLDLANAAASRLHYYEIESSLPDATELSRLLLLSAQKVQEVVAALRLIKKPEQILAGCKEIKKLEAQADEVLRSGLGRLFKSGVDTLTIIKWKEIYDLIETATDKCQGVANVIEGVVLEHS from the coding sequence ATGCTCGAAAGGCTGATGCCCAAGTCGGACGAGTTCTTCGACGACTTCGACAAGCAATGCGCCGCCACAGTGCAAGGCGCGAAGATGCTGCATGAACTGCTGAGCGACTACCGCGACGTGCCCGAGCGCGTCCGGGCGCTCAAGGACGTGGAACACCAAGGCGACGAGGTGACCCACACCGCCTTCAACCGTCTGCACAAGCAGTTCATCACCCCGTTCGACCGGGCGCAGATCCACACGCTGCTGTCGCGCATCGACGACGTGCTGGACCTGGCCAACGCGGCTGCCTCCCGGCTGCACTACTACGAAATCGAGAGCAGCCTGCCGGACGCCACGGAGCTGTCGCGGCTGCTCCTGCTGTCCGCGCAGAAGGTGCAGGAGGTGGTGGCGGCGCTGCGGCTCATCAAGAAGCCGGAGCAGATCCTGGCGGGCTGCAAGGAAATCAAGAAGCTGGAGGCCCAGGCGGATGAAGTGCTGCGCTCGGGGTTGGGCCGCCTCTTCAAGAGCGGGGTCGACACTCTGACCATCATCAAGTGGAAGGAGATCTACGACCTCATCGAGACCGCCACGGACAAGTGTCAGGGCGTGGCGAACGTCATCGAAGGCGTGGTGCTGGAGCACTCCTGA
- a CDS encoding inorganic phosphate transporter: MLLAAVILIVGVALIFDFINGFHDAANSIATVVSTRVLSPNLAVAWAAFFNFIAAFGGGVHVANTMGKGIINFEMLRAAGPNAVLSVIFAALVGAIAWNLLTWWWGLPSSSSHALAGGMIGATLPVLSFEGLVGSGIAKIAAFIVLSPLIGMVLGTSLMLLSTWVVRKQTPRYVDVWFRRLQLVSSAIFSFSHGTNDAQKVMGIIAVVLFGTIWKDRPFHIDWWMIISCHAAIAMGTFFGGWRIVRTMGHSLTKLAPIGGFSAETGGGVTIIALAAAGIPVSTTHTITGAIVGVGATRGWRAVKWGVAGRIIWAWVFTIPAAALMAALVYGLTQLVVRLVS, from the coding sequence ATGCTACTCGCCGCCGTCATCCTCATTGTCGGAGTGGCCCTCATCTTCGACTTCATCAATGGATTCCACGATGCGGCGAACTCCATCGCCACCGTGGTGTCCACTCGGGTGTTGTCGCCGAACCTGGCCGTGGCCTGGGCCGCCTTCTTCAACTTCATCGCCGCGTTTGGTGGAGGCGTCCACGTCGCCAACACGATGGGCAAGGGCATCATCAACTTCGAGATGCTCCGCGCCGCGGGCCCCAACGCGGTGCTGTCCGTCATCTTCGCCGCGCTGGTGGGCGCCATCGCCTGGAACCTGCTGACGTGGTGGTGGGGCCTGCCCTCCTCTTCGTCCCACGCGCTCGCCGGAGGCATGATTGGCGCGACGCTGCCGGTGCTGAGCTTCGAGGGCCTGGTGGGCTCGGGCATCGCGAAGATCGCCGCCTTCATCGTCCTGTCGCCACTCATCGGCATGGTGCTGGGCACCTCGCTGATGCTGTTGAGCACGTGGGTGGTGCGCAAGCAGACGCCGCGCTACGTGGACGTGTGGTTCCGCCGGCTCCAGCTGGTCTCGTCCGCCATCTTCTCCTTCAGCCATGGCACCAACGACGCGCAGAAGGTGATGGGCATCATCGCCGTGGTGCTCTTCGGCACCATCTGGAAGGATCGCCCGTTCCACATCGACTGGTGGATGATCATCTCCTGTCACGCGGCCATCGCCATGGGCACCTTCTTCGGCGGCTGGCGCATCGTGCGCACCATGGGCCACAGCCTCACGAAGCTGGCGCCCATCGGAGGCTTCAGCGCGGAGACGGGTGGCGGTGTCACCATCATCGCGCTGGCGGCAGCCGGAATCCCCGTGTCCACCACGCACACCATCACCGGCGCGATTGTCGGCGTGGGTGCCACCCGTGGCTGGCGCGCGGTGAAGTGGGGCGTGGCCGGTCGCATCATCTGGGCGTGGGTGTTCACCATCCCCGCGGCCGCGCTGATGGCGGCGCTCGTCTACGGGCTCACCCAGCTCGTCGTCCGGCTCGTGAGCTGA
- a CDS encoding helix-turn-helix domain-containing protein, translating to MDAQLGMSSCAQLGVEPLQRSRVDAVHALLSDSRLTLTDVAFCTGFSEQAHFSRTFRRYNDVPPSALRDLMRLAPRAARAVDAGG from the coding sequence GTGGATGCGCAGCTCGGGATGTCCTCGTGCGCGCAGCTGGGTGTTGAGCCCTTGCAGCGCTCACGGGTCGACGCCGTGCACGCGCTGCTCTCGGATTCGCGCCTGACGCTCACGGACGTCGCGTTCTGCACGGGCTTCTCCGAACAGGCCCACTTCTCCAGGACCTTTCGGAGATACAACGACGTGCCTCCCTCGGCGCTTCGAGACCTGATGCGCCTGGCCCCTCGGGCCGCCCGTGCGGTGGATGCCGGGGGATGA
- a CDS encoding adenylate/guanylate cyclase domain-containing protein — MGLNSGPAAAGNIGSEHYLQYATLGDVTNVASRVCGVARAGEVVLSESTRARPKKSPWLLTPLPPPRVKGKDEPLTLHRVEWEASSG; from the coding sequence GTGGGCCTCAACAGCGGGCCCGCCGCCGCGGGCAACATCGGCTCCGAGCACTATCTCCAGTACGCGACCCTCGGCGACGTCACCAACGTGGCCAGCCGCGTGTGTGGCGTGGCGCGCGCCGGGGAAGTCGTGCTCTCGGAGTCCACGCGGGCGCGCCCCAAGAAGTCGCCCTGGCTGCTCACGCCGCTGCCGCCCCCCCGGGTCAAGGGGAAGGATGAACCCCTGACGCTCCACCGGGTGGAGTGGGAGGCGTCGAGCGGCTGA